Proteins encoded by one window of Hylaeus volcanicus isolate JK05 chromosome 7, UHH_iyHylVolc1.0_haploid, whole genome shotgun sequence:
- the LOC128880345 gene encoding uncharacterized protein LOC128880345, whose protein sequence is MDDKELILNVKEQDALYDNNATDYYNLLMRDNIWEKIGAKMGVAGKRCKARWGYLRDLYMKSRKTRRLKLAHGNFTSKPWKYEAEMEFLNPFLGLTKTNQFIRNRNLGMHRRTSSPLPEEITQDIDPENTSSSPLPLDTAASPPLSLNHASASHSPIQNSRYTFRKSETANAAMYMHNFSNRQALSCDALMKYFEAVAETVRGFSPMLQVKVKSEISKIVHQAEMEHIQQMEFEPCLQSEQDLTQMQFSSNNTGHLQYSFDSCMKQEQPG, encoded by the exons ATGGACGACAAGGAACTAATTTTGAATGTGAAGGAGCAAGATGCGCTTTATGATAATAATGCCACCGATTACTACAATCTACTAATGCGAGATAATATATGGGAGAAAATTGGAGCGAAAATGGGAGTAGCAG GTAAAAGATGTAAAGCAAGGTGGGGTTATCTGAGGGATCTCTACATGAAGTCTCGAAAGACCAGAAGATTGAAACTTGCGCATGGTAATTTCACGTCTAAACCATGGAAATACGAAGCAGAGATGGAATTCCTGAATCCGTTTCTTGGCCTGACGAAAACGAATCAGTTTATTCGCAACAGGAATCTGGGAATGCATCGTAGGACTAGTTCACCGCTTCCTGAAGAAATTACACAGGATATAGATCCAGAAAATACTTCTTCGTCACCTTTGCCATTAGATACTGCTGCGTCACCACCGTTATCATTAAATCATGCTTCTGCTTCTCATTCACCGATCCAGAATTCAAGGTATACATTCAGGAAATCAGAGACAGCTAACGCTGCGATGTACATgcacaatttttcaaacagaCAAGCTCTATCTTGCGATGCTTTGATGAAGTACTTCGAAGCAGTCGCAGAAACAGTGAGAGGATTTTCACCCATGCTTCAAGTGAAAGTAAAGTCAGAAATATCAAAGATAGTTCACCAAGCAGAGATGGAACATATTCAGCAAATGGAATTCGAACCTTGCCTGCAGTCCGAACAGGATTTGACACAGATGCAATTTTCTTCCAATAACACTGGTCATTTGCAATATTCATTCGATTCTTGTATGAAACAGGAGCAACCCGGATGA
- the LOC128880346 gene encoding RING finger protein 212B-like, which translates to MNVNMFICNTCFITFERIQKPFCLTQCGHIFCQRCIVQAEKQCPRCHQINVGFMELQESSLTGVENLFSPVAESLRSLANTCEFQTNQEKITLQRFHDIDKKYEMLKTCCCNMNQAIKALKDKYIKLKMDTAEKRKELMSIEMHNRVLNSSNHVSTPNNVINERSSGRNTKSFHLSSRGTNTSRQSYNIGTGEKKLGGFHIANPQSIQFTSPRPMNTRSTLHESSNARFSLRPSLAKGSNYTFRT; encoded by the exons ATGAATGTGAACATGTTCATTTGTAACACTTGTTTCATCACATTTGAGAGAATACAGAAACCATTCTGTTTAACGCAATGCGGCCACATATTCTGTCAGAGATGCATAGTACAAG CAGAGAAACAGTGTCCTCGATGCCACCAAATTAATGTCGGTTTTATGGAATTACAAGAGTCATCGTTAACTGGAGTAGAAAATCTTTTTTCTCCTGTAGCTGAATCTCTGAGGTCATTGGCCAACACATGCGAATTTCAAACTAATCAAGAGAAAATCACTCTTCAGCGTTTTCACGATATT gacaagaaatatgaaatgttGAAGACCTGTTGTTGTAATATGAATCAAGCTATAAAAGCACTCAAAGACAAGTATATTAAACTTAAAATGGATACAGCTGAGAAACGTAAGGAACTTATGTCTATTGAAATGCATAATAGGGTGTTAAATTCTTCAAACCATGTCTCTACTCCAAACAATGTTATCAATGAAAGAAGCAGTGGAAG GAATACAAAAAGCTTCCATCTCTCATCTCGTGGAACTAATACGTCACGTCAATCTTATAACATAGGAACAGGAGAAAAGAAACTAGGAGGATTCCATATAGCTAATCCACAATCGATACAATTCACCAGTCCTCGACCTATGAATACAAGATCTACTCTTCATGAATCTTCGAATGCAAGATTCAGTCTTCGTCCATCTTTAGCTAAAGGATCTAATTACACTTTTAGAACctaa
- the LOC128880332 gene encoding uncharacterized protein LOC128880332 isoform X1: MFKRGENNRENEDHVPAKRPKYDSKMGTTVSTSTNARESTNKKLGKTDDVWGDDFAEEDIEEMDFIATQACLQEDITLSQPRVEQRALSMQRSYSEPSTSKGVYNIKNSINQIPRPVYMSQYNNQRKEADNIVDISNIVSADYKDFEHKLINKQVYNSTFKLDENFVVPESQYMVELKKLKHENEKLLNNFITKEGEAVFLRNQLQQTQLRAENDRLEKTRFIEEQENRHRTEMNTICKAKEHLKTQLELQTFEVGNLLERCKLLESGGIKLTEPHTINLINNVSMNKSRFNSPMKRSSISNAKQTKVKEICVQANIHNRGSYCLKTWNPYYPLARIPKLIYDTPQPEKSVVDIQVIEKTGRRNLPILQEEDTFRIFENPELVKPITTMINDKRLTVEFILPEIATLQQKTDSELESENSISIMNKLVSTARELILNVIMLLQTIFQAMRNDDIRDMNDIYFSNLYSNPDIYGKSVCDANAWHECERGVETRRVFGVLSYVSLESTYLSKYIAGKTRLLTDRDESYKHYSRQMVRYDTWAEKNQGFEMLKMILQFVVLVGSTRRSYQFSGLMCAIMMIICNVHKKVEYCSQGMEYVYQIFKEIVFSRPLPYGYAILSNMMMIFTKSATYLRKLCVNSQSMAVNNWKGSLHFTPDACPLQIFLAQVENHQFDIIAATDITDALLQFIQYILQTDVIPLRSETLESCNCCMKLLRFTIKTLCKCAEANLSAIKDFKVDHFPLEQKDFCHLKSICSKHSASRVTPNKKCIRNIYQEQFSDQNAWTAVKRRQVKVLREGIKFLSHMAICDPDFVIRLSDIEDSFHLFMRNISVFDDIVLHENEQEAMNRIKQTFILDKTYPQRDVESFERANTRNLNMLSNFEKRTIEPASAGSTKNDNHNKFLVTMKSLYSSRM; encoded by the exons atgtttaaacgAGGAGAAAATAACAGAGAAAATGAGGACCACGTGCCTGCCAAGCGACCAAAGTATGATTCGAAGATGGGCACTACAGTGTCTACTTCCACGAATGCTAGAgaatcgacgaataaaaagttgGGGAAAACCGATGATGTGTGGGGCGATGATTTTGCAGAGGAGGATATAGAAGAGATGGATTTTATTGCTACTCAAGCATGTTTACAA gaAGATATTACTTTGTCTCAACCACGTGTAGAGCAAAGGGCATTGTCTATGCAGAGATCTTATAGCGAACCATCCACCAGTAAAggtgtttataatataaagaattctATTAACCAAATACCGAGACCTGTATATATGTCGCAGTACAATAATCAGAGAAAGGAAGCCGATAACATAGTTGACATTAGTAATATAGTTTCTGCAGACTATAAAGATTTTGAACATAAACTAATCAATAAACAAGTGTACAATTCAACATTTAAGttggatgaaaattttgttgttccaG AGTCACAATACATGGtagaattgaagaaattgaaacatgAGAATGAAAAgctgttaaataattttataactaAAGAGGGAGAAGCTGTTTTCTTACGTAACCAATTACAACAAACTCAGTTGCGCGCAGAGAACGATCGATTGGAAAAGACCCGTTTTATCGAAGAGCAAGAAAATCGGCATAGAACAGAAATGAATACTATTTGTAAAGCAAAGGAGCATTTAAAAACTCAACTTGAATTACAA ACGTTCGAAGttggaaatttattggaaCGCTGCAAATTGTTAGAGAGCGGAGGTATTAAATTGACAGAGCCGCATaccataaatttaataaataacgtttcTATGAATAAAAGTAGATTCAATTCGCCGATGAAACG GTCGTCGATTTCAAACGCAAAGcaaacaaaagtaaaagaaatttgtgtTCAAGCAAACATACATAACAGAGGTAGTTACTGTCTCAAAACTTGGAATCCGT ATTATCCTCTTGCAAGAATTCCTAAGTTAATATACGATACACCGCAACCAGAGAAATCGGTAGTGGATATTCAAGTGATAGAAAAAACTGGACGAAGAAATTTACCGATTTTGCAAGAAGAAGATACGTTCAGAATATTcg AAAACCCGGAGTTGGTGAAACCTATAACTACTATGATAAACGACAAAAGATTAAcagtggaatttattttaccggAAATAGCCACCCTTCAGCAAAAGACAGACTCGGAACTCGAGTCAGAAAATTCGATATCGATAATGAATAAA TTAGTTTCCACCGCGAGGGAGTTGATCCTGAACGTGATCATGCTTCTTCAGACGATCTTTCAAGCTATGAGAAACGACGATATCCGAGATATGAACGACATTTACTTTTCTAACTTGTATTCGAACCCTGATATTTACGGGAAGTCCGTGTGCGACGCGAACGCGTGGCACGAGTGCGAACGCGGTGTCGAGACCAGGCGAGTTTTTGGCGTGTTGTCCTACGTGAGTCTGGAATCGACGTATCTTAGCAAATACATTGCAGGGAAGACACGATTACTCACCGATAGGGACGAGTCTTACAAACATTACTCGCGCCAGATGGTTCGCTACGACACGTGGGCGGAAAAGAATCAGGGATTCGAGATGCTCAAGATGATTTTGCAGTTCGTTGTTTTAGTTGGATCCACG AGAAGATCCTATCAATTCAGCGGTCTCATGTGTGCAATCATGATGATTATATGCAATGTACATAAAAAGGTCGAATATTGTTCCCAGGG gATGGAGTAcgtttatcaaattttcaaggaaatagTGTTCTCCAGACCTCTGCCTTACGGCTACGCGATACTAAGCAATATGATGATGATCTTCACCAAATCTGCCACGTATCTGCGAAAACTTTGCGTTAATTCGC agTCGATGGCAGTGAACAATTGGAAAGGCTCTCTACATTTCACCCCAG ACGCCTGCCCGTTGCAAATCTTCCTGGCGCAGGTGGAGAATCATCAGTTCGACATAATAGCCGCGACGGACATCACAGACGCATTGTTGCAGTTCATACAGTATATATTGCAAACGGACGTTATCCCGCTAAGGTCCGAGACCTTGGAGTCTTGCAATTGTTGCATGAAATTGCTGCGATTCACGATAAAAACGTTGTGCAAGTGCGCGGAAGCGAATCTGAGCGCTATCAAAGATTTCAAGGTGGACCATTTCCCTCTGGAGCAGAAGGACTTTTGTCACTTGAAGAGTATTTGCTCCAAACACTCTGCATCGCGCGTAACACCGAACAAGAAGTGCATAAGAAACATTTACCAGGAGCAATTCTCAGATCAGAACGCCTGGACGGCGGTGAAGAGGAGGCAGGTGAAGGTATTGAGAgaaggaataaaattcttgtccCATATGGCGATCTGCGATCCCGACTTCGTCATCCGATTGTCGGACATCGAAGATTCGTTTCACTTGTTCATGAGGAACATAAGTGTCTTCGATGACATTGTACTTCATGAAAATGAAC AGGAAGCAATGAACCGAATAAAGCAAACGTTCATCTTAGACAAAACGTATCCTCAACGCGATGTCGAGTCCTTCGAGAGGGCCAACACGAGGAATTTGAATATGTTATCGAATTTCGAGAAGAGGACCATCGAACCTGCGTCTGCGGGATCCACGAAGAACGACAATCATAATAAGTTCTTGGTCACGATGAAATCATTGTACAGCAGCAGAATGTAA
- the LOC128880332 gene encoding uncharacterized protein LOC128880332 isoform X2, with amino-acid sequence MQRSYSEPSTSKGVYNIKNSINQIPRPVYMSQYNNQRKEADNIVDISNIVSADYKDFEHKLINKQVYNSTFKLDENFVVPESQYMVELKKLKHENEKLLNNFITKEGEAVFLRNQLQQTQLRAENDRLEKTRFIEEQENRHRTEMNTICKAKEHLKTQLELQTFEVGNLLERCKLLESGGIKLTEPHTINLINNVSMNKSRFNSPMKRSSISNAKQTKVKEICVQANIHNRGSYCLKTWNPYYPLARIPKLIYDTPQPEKSVVDIQVIEKTGRRNLPILQEEDTFRIFENPELVKPITTMINDKRLTVEFILPEIATLQQKTDSELESENSISIMNKLVSTARELILNVIMLLQTIFQAMRNDDIRDMNDIYFSNLYSNPDIYGKSVCDANAWHECERGVETRRVFGVLSYVSLESTYLSKYIAGKTRLLTDRDESYKHYSRQMVRYDTWAEKNQGFEMLKMILQFVVLVGSTRRSYQFSGLMCAIMMIICNVHKKVEYCSQGMEYVYQIFKEIVFSRPLPYGYAILSNMMMIFTKSATYLRKLCVNSQSMAVNNWKGSLHFTPDACPLQIFLAQVENHQFDIIAATDITDALLQFIQYILQTDVIPLRSETLESCNCCMKLLRFTIKTLCKCAEANLSAIKDFKVDHFPLEQKDFCHLKSICSKHSASRVTPNKKCIRNIYQEQFSDQNAWTAVKRRQVKVLREGIKFLSHMAICDPDFVIRLSDIEDSFHLFMRNISVFDDIVLHENEQEAMNRIKQTFILDKTYPQRDVESFERANTRNLNMLSNFEKRTIEPASAGSTKNDNHNKFLVTMKSLYSSRM; translated from the exons ATGCAGAGATCTTATAGCGAACCATCCACCAGTAAAggtgtttataatataaagaattctATTAACCAAATACCGAGACCTGTATATATGTCGCAGTACAATAATCAGAGAAAGGAAGCCGATAACATAGTTGACATTAGTAATATAGTTTCTGCAGACTATAAAGATTTTGAACATAAACTAATCAATAAACAAGTGTACAATTCAACATTTAAGttggatgaaaattttgttgttccaG AGTCACAATACATGGtagaattgaagaaattgaaacatgAGAATGAAAAgctgttaaataattttataactaAAGAGGGAGAAGCTGTTTTCTTACGTAACCAATTACAACAAACTCAGTTGCGCGCAGAGAACGATCGATTGGAAAAGACCCGTTTTATCGAAGAGCAAGAAAATCGGCATAGAACAGAAATGAATACTATTTGTAAAGCAAAGGAGCATTTAAAAACTCAACTTGAATTACAA ACGTTCGAAGttggaaatttattggaaCGCTGCAAATTGTTAGAGAGCGGAGGTATTAAATTGACAGAGCCGCATaccataaatttaataaataacgtttcTATGAATAAAAGTAGATTCAATTCGCCGATGAAACG GTCGTCGATTTCAAACGCAAAGcaaacaaaagtaaaagaaatttgtgtTCAAGCAAACATACATAACAGAGGTAGTTACTGTCTCAAAACTTGGAATCCGT ATTATCCTCTTGCAAGAATTCCTAAGTTAATATACGATACACCGCAACCAGAGAAATCGGTAGTGGATATTCAAGTGATAGAAAAAACTGGACGAAGAAATTTACCGATTTTGCAAGAAGAAGATACGTTCAGAATATTcg AAAACCCGGAGTTGGTGAAACCTATAACTACTATGATAAACGACAAAAGATTAAcagtggaatttattttaccggAAATAGCCACCCTTCAGCAAAAGACAGACTCGGAACTCGAGTCAGAAAATTCGATATCGATAATGAATAAA TTAGTTTCCACCGCGAGGGAGTTGATCCTGAACGTGATCATGCTTCTTCAGACGATCTTTCAAGCTATGAGAAACGACGATATCCGAGATATGAACGACATTTACTTTTCTAACTTGTATTCGAACCCTGATATTTACGGGAAGTCCGTGTGCGACGCGAACGCGTGGCACGAGTGCGAACGCGGTGTCGAGACCAGGCGAGTTTTTGGCGTGTTGTCCTACGTGAGTCTGGAATCGACGTATCTTAGCAAATACATTGCAGGGAAGACACGATTACTCACCGATAGGGACGAGTCTTACAAACATTACTCGCGCCAGATGGTTCGCTACGACACGTGGGCGGAAAAGAATCAGGGATTCGAGATGCTCAAGATGATTTTGCAGTTCGTTGTTTTAGTTGGATCCACG AGAAGATCCTATCAATTCAGCGGTCTCATGTGTGCAATCATGATGATTATATGCAATGTACATAAAAAGGTCGAATATTGTTCCCAGGG gATGGAGTAcgtttatcaaattttcaaggaaatagTGTTCTCCAGACCTCTGCCTTACGGCTACGCGATACTAAGCAATATGATGATGATCTTCACCAAATCTGCCACGTATCTGCGAAAACTTTGCGTTAATTCGC agTCGATGGCAGTGAACAATTGGAAAGGCTCTCTACATTTCACCCCAG ACGCCTGCCCGTTGCAAATCTTCCTGGCGCAGGTGGAGAATCATCAGTTCGACATAATAGCCGCGACGGACATCACAGACGCATTGTTGCAGTTCATACAGTATATATTGCAAACGGACGTTATCCCGCTAAGGTCCGAGACCTTGGAGTCTTGCAATTGTTGCATGAAATTGCTGCGATTCACGATAAAAACGTTGTGCAAGTGCGCGGAAGCGAATCTGAGCGCTATCAAAGATTTCAAGGTGGACCATTTCCCTCTGGAGCAGAAGGACTTTTGTCACTTGAAGAGTATTTGCTCCAAACACTCTGCATCGCGCGTAACACCGAACAAGAAGTGCATAAGAAACATTTACCAGGAGCAATTCTCAGATCAGAACGCCTGGACGGCGGTGAAGAGGAGGCAGGTGAAGGTATTGAGAgaaggaataaaattcttgtccCATATGGCGATCTGCGATCCCGACTTCGTCATCCGATTGTCGGACATCGAAGATTCGTTTCACTTGTTCATGAGGAACATAAGTGTCTTCGATGACATTGTACTTCATGAAAATGAAC AGGAAGCAATGAACCGAATAAAGCAAACGTTCATCTTAGACAAAACGTATCCTCAACGCGATGTCGAGTCCTTCGAGAGGGCCAACACGAGGAATTTGAATATGTTATCGAATTTCGAGAAGAGGACCATCGAACCTGCGTCTGCGGGATCCACGAAGAACGACAATCATAATAAGTTCTTGGTCACGATGAAATCATTGTACAGCAGCAGAATGTAA